Within Quercus lobata isolate SW786 chromosome 5, ValleyOak3.0 Primary Assembly, whole genome shotgun sequence, the genomic segment ATATAGGAGTTGTTTAAGAGGCCCatttatagatagatagataggtTAACGAGAGAAGTGTGCAATTACAGGGAAGTCCATTTGTTTCATggaattaaataattataaggCAAATCATATTATTACACAAATTAAAGAGGATATAAAAAAATGTGCAAATAACCCTATCATCATAATATAATGGTCCATCATTTATGATGATAGAATTATTTGCCCAAACAATAGTGAAAAAAACAACGCAGTAGTGGTCTATAAAAGTGAGAAGATATGCATGGGAGTTTGCATTACAAACTTTCTAACGACATATGTCTCACTCAATTTCAAGTTCTAAAAGGTCTCAAGCCTTGTGCACCAAATTGCACCACAgtaaaacaaacattaaaaatataatttcatagAATAGTGATAagatgattatatatatatataacaatccAACACCTTCTATAATTCAAACATTAAAGTTATTTTACCTCCTATTACATCATAAACAAAAccaatataaatattttcagaCTTTAAGAGACTGTCATGTTGCAATTAAAAGTAACTTGacagtttaccaaaaaaaaaaaaaagtcttgacTTAATACTGCGCACTCTTGGTATAATAGTCTATCTATAAGTATAAATTCGTGTAGGGTGAGGGGCAAGGGTTTAGGTTCATATATTTAGCAAAAAACTTCATACGCATATATAAACTTGATTAAATTAAGTTAAAGTAGATTTTCtatctcaaataaataataataataataataaaataaataaataaaaatagtaaaaagtaCGTGACTTGACTCTTTTTAAATTGCCAataaaactcaaaactaaagCTTGGTATTGATTATTCAATTTTAGCTAGCTAGCTAATGTTTGATCTGAATATATCACTCTTCAATCATAGTAGTAGACTCACACGTCTATCTACGCATAAACAAATTAAACTAGTAAAAAAACGTTTTGACCCatcaatatatctatatattgataagattcttgtgtaataaaatttttaaaataaaactaagaaCACACCAATCTTTACAAAATTGACTAACTATAACCGCTCACAATGAACCACTtaaataagttgtgaaaataGGTATGTTCATAgtatatattattgaaaatttaatgctaattacaaatacaatttaaaatatatatatattgagagagagagagagagcatagcCATTAAAAAAGTTCATGGAATGATTCATTTAGTTTGTGTTTTAGATTACATTTCAGTTATTGACTTTGTAAGCGTTATCTATCATAAGATGACTTCATTTCCCCTTCTTGTGAAAAATAGAATTACGCGtacgatttatttatttttttaacattctttCTAGTGGGTCAAATTAATGAGAATGGTAGTTTCTTATACAATATAATTTTCCCCTTTAAATACCCAAAAGTCATCCATTTTGCCTTaaagttgctaaaaataaaGAGGTTAAATATTGTCCTATTATTAGTTGAAATATTCAAAACACATCTAAAACACCCCATCTCAACACATTAGCAAAGCTCACGTAGTCACATTCCCATCACCAATCCAAATTCACATCCCAAAAATGTCGCTGTGTACAACTAAATTTGTTAggatctctttttctctctttctctctctcttctaatATATCTGTCTGTCTCTCCTTTCATTTCTCTCCATCTCTCATTTTGTTTCTCCTTTTCCTACGAGAAAATAAGGGAGAAAACACCAGAAAACAAAGCCCCCATCAAGCCAAAAAAACTGCACCTAAGCACCCCCGCCGGAAACGCAGTCGATATCTCTCACCCCTTAGCTCCCaattaccaacaaaaacaactacaacaacaacaaaaacctaCCATgaacattaataataataacactactactactacaagACATGGTAACGGCACCACCCAAGCATGCGCTGCATGTAAATACCAACGCAGGAAGTGCGCTCCTGACTGCATTCTCGCCCCTTATTTCCCTCACGATCGCCAAAGACAATTCCTCAACGCCCATAAATTGTTTGGTGTCAGCAACATCACCAAGATCATCAAGAACCTCAATCAACCCGACAAGGACGAGGCCATGCGTACCATTATTTTCCAATCGGATGTTCGTGCCAACGACCCTGTTGGTGGGTGTTACAGGATCATACGCGAGTTGCAACGCTTGATTGAATATAACAAGGCCGAGCTTGACATTGTTCTTCATCAACTTGCTATATGTCGTGCTCAAGCTCATCAACAGCAAATGACAGAGGCTACAGATCCTACAATCAACTGTGAGATGGTCGGTGTAGATCCTTTGAGTTCATACAATAATGCATTGCAATACCATTATCTTGGACCGCATCAACAAGAACAGTTCTTTGTTGTTAATAATCATTTGCAAGAAGATGTCAATGCATGGACGACCGTCCAAGATTCTGCATCAACATTGTCATCTTTGCACGTTAATAAGCATGGCCCAGACAGTGAATGCGATGATGTTAAGCCGGTTTTTGATGTATCTTGTGAAAGAAATGAGATTAAGTTCGAGCCGGAAGAATTGATCGCAAGGAGGTTTGTACCATTGACACAATTACTCCTATCGTCGTGATTAGATTATCCATCTCATTTTTGGATGGATGGTCTATTTGTGTTTTTCATGATTGTTCAACTCTTTGTGATGATGTGTTGTAAGAGAAGATTGTTGTTTTCTAATAATATTCAGAGGCTAGGCCTGAAAGATAATCAAGAACTCCAATTTCGTTTTGAATGTAAAAACTCTCCCAAGTTATTTTGCTATCAATAAATGTTGGTTTTATGTGAATAAGTTCTcattttggatttgaaatatATTGTCCATTTGGTATTGGCTTTTTCATTTAGCTTTTCtaacagtttttttatttat encodes:
- the LOC115988369 gene encoding LOB domain-containing protein 22-like, which codes for MNINNNNTTTTTRHGNGTTQACAACKYQRRKCAPDCILAPYFPHDRQRQFLNAHKLFGVSNITKIIKNLNQPDKDEAMRTIIFQSDVRANDPVGGCYRIIRELQRLIEYNKAELDIVLHQLAICRAQAHQQQMTEATDPTINCEMVGVDPLSSYNNALQYHYLGPHQQEQFFVVNNHLQEDVNAWTTVQDSASTLSSLHVNKHGPDSECDDVKPVFDVSCERNEIKFEPEELIARSDEVTLRIDNATLKEDDGSIQQAQDHDLKGAATLFTLTNCNS